The following are from one region of the Candidatus Neomarinimicrobiota bacterium genome:
- a CDS encoding AAA family ATPase, whose translation MAVDLEKLHSKIETESRFIEKIITEFDKVIIGQKTLIRRLLIGLLADGHILIEGVPGLAKTLMVSTLAKIIKAKFQRIQFTPDLLPADLLGTLIFNQKEGVFTTRKGPIFANFILADEINRSPAKVQSALLEAMQEKQVTIGTETFPLEQPFLVFATQNPIEQEGTYPLPEAQVDRFMLKVVVDYPDRAEELEIMQRMGNTGEIPEVKSVVTTKEILSARKVVDEVYMDEKVERYIVDLVFATRDPESVGLSELKGLISYGASPRASIFLRLAAKAHAFIMRRGYVTPEDIRAIGMDVLRHRVILTYEAEAEEMTSENLLEKIFDTVEVP comes from the coding sequence ATGGCAGTTGATTTAGAAAAATTGCACTCCAAGATAGAAACTGAGAGCCGGTTTATTGAAAAAATTATAACGGAATTCGATAAGGTTATAATTGGTCAAAAGACTCTCATCCGTCGTCTATTGATAGGTCTATTAGCTGATGGTCATATTTTAATTGAGGGTGTTCCGGGTTTAGCCAAGACACTAATGGTAAGCACATTAGCTAAAATCATAAAAGCGAAATTCCAGAGAATCCAGTTTACTCCCGATCTATTGCCGGCAGATTTGCTCGGTACCCTGATATTCAATCAGAAAGAAGGCGTATTTACAACCCGTAAAGGACCGATATTCGCTAACTTTATCCTCGCTGACGAAATTAACAGGTCCCCCGCAAAAGTACAAAGCGCATTGTTAGAGGCGATGCAGGAGAAACAGGTTACCATTGGAACGGAGACTTTTCCGCTTGAACAGCCGTTTCTTGTATTTGCGACACAAAATCCTATAGAACAAGAAGGCACATATCCGCTACCGGAAGCTCAGGTAGATCGTTTTATGCTGAAAGTAGTCGTAGATTATCCTGACAGAGCCGAAGAATTAGAAATTATGCAGAGGATGGGCAATACAGGTGAAATACCCGAAGTAAAATCCGTGGTTACGACCAAGGAAATTCTATCGGCAAGAAAAGTCGTGGATGAAGTTTATATGGACGAAAAAGTGGAGCGATATATAGTAGATCTGGTTTTTGCGACCCGGGATCCTGAATCTGTGGGATTGAGTGAGTTGAAAGGTCTGATATCCTATGGAGCGTCTCCGAGAGCCTCGATATTTCTTCGATTGGCTGCCAAGGCGCACGCGTTCATAATGCGGAGAGGTTATGTAACGCCGGAAGATATCAGAGCGATCGGAATGGATGTATTGCGGCACAGAGTGATTTTGACATACGAAGCCGAGGCGGAAGAAATGACCTCGGAAAACCTTCTCGAAAAGATATTCGATACTGTTGAAGTACCTTGA
- a CDS encoding DUF58 domain-containing protein, whose amino-acid sequence MLPKEVLENVRRLEIGTKSLVNEIFSGEYHTVFKGRGMEFSEVREYIPGDDIRNIDWNVTARTGAPFVKIFSEERELTVMLLVDMSRSGTFGTHYRMKDEVAIEICALLAFSAMKNNDKVGVLIFTDRIEKFIPPRKGRQHVLRVLREIVYHEPQNSGTDLKSALDYLLRVIKRNSVVFVLSDFMDEGYEKSLRVASSKHDVIAIKVTDPLEEELPDAGLISLFDAESGENVVIDSSDRNTRISYAAERQAQREYLETMFRKISMDFVTINTSESYVEPLYKFFRQRAKRFR is encoded by the coding sequence ATGCTGCCTAAAGAAGTACTCGAAAACGTTCGCCGATTAGAAATCGGCACCAAAAGTCTGGTAAACGAGATTTTCAGCGGCGAATATCACACTGTTTTCAAAGGTCGTGGAATGGAGTTCAGCGAGGTAAGAGAGTATATACCCGGCGACGACATCAGGAATATCGATTGGAATGTTACAGCCCGAACGGGCGCTCCTTTCGTGAAGATATTTAGCGAAGAACGGGAACTTACAGTGATGCTTCTTGTTGATATGAGTCGCTCAGGCACCTTCGGTACACATTATCGTATGAAAGACGAGGTTGCTATAGAGATATGCGCATTGCTCGCCTTTTCGGCAATGAAAAATAATGACAAAGTCGGAGTTCTGATATTCACTGACAGGATAGAGAAATTTATTCCACCGCGAAAGGGAAGACAGCACGTTCTGAGAGTGTTAAGAGAGATAGTTTATCACGAACCTCAGAACAGCGGCACAGATTTGAAATCAGCGCTTGATTATCTTTTGAGAGTGATAAAACGGAATTCTGTGGTATTCGTCCTTTCTGATTTTATGGATGAGGGTTATGAGAAATCTCTAAGAGTGGCTTCCTCAAAACATGATGTCATAGCAATAAAAGTCACTGATCCGTTGGAAGAGGAATTGCCTGATGCGGGGCTTATTTCTTTATTCGATGCGGAATCCGGGGAAAACGTTGTGATTGATAGTTCAGACAGAAATACCAGAATTTCATACGCTGCGGAGAGACAGGCTCAACGGGAATATTTGGAAACGATGTTTAGAAAAATAAGTATGGATTTTGTTACAATAAATACATCTGAATCCTACGTAGAACCGTTGTATAAGTTTTTCAGACAAAGGGCAAAAAGATTTCGATGA
- a CDS encoding DUF4381 family protein, giving the protein MNMKVHRVFCLLILIASTTPIANAQGVRVEMFAEPESLRVGDVLKLNFEIIHNKEYQLQLPDLRISLLPIEVGEPIISREKNDDGVWTENLRFEAFVFDTGAVVIPSQKVVYWHESDSSNRKTAYTDSLWIYVKSVLTADAQDIRDIKEPVEIPQPFGHWKLLFGIMVAIAILAAAYYLWRKRNDKPMIPFRKPIVIKPAHEIALKALIRLKKENLVEKENLSPYFTELSKILREYIENRYFLKALEMTTTEMLDAIENELLYDTIGDTVKSVLTESDLVKFARFKPELSVGRKLLDNTVALVEKTKVVPIENNSGNVSMTVPVKEEKV; this is encoded by the coding sequence ATGAATATGAAAGTTCATCGGGTATTCTGTCTATTAATTTTAATCGCTTCTACGACACCAATTGCAAATGCACAGGGAGTTCGCGTTGAAATGTTTGCGGAGCCGGAATCGCTTAGGGTCGGAGACGTTTTGAAATTGAACTTCGAAATTATCCATAACAAAGAATATCAACTTCAACTTCCCGATTTGCGTATTTCACTGCTTCCGATTGAAGTAGGCGAACCAATAATCAGCAGAGAGAAGAACGATGATGGCGTTTGGACTGAGAATCTCAGATTTGAAGCGTTTGTGTTTGATACAGGCGCTGTAGTTATTCCATCTCAGAAGGTCGTATATTGGCATGAATCAGATTCTTCCAACAGAAAAACGGCTTACACAGACAGTCTCTGGATTTACGTCAAGAGTGTTTTAACGGCGGATGCTCAGGATATTAGAGATATAAAAGAACCTGTGGAAATTCCGCAGCCGTTCGGTCATTGGAAACTGCTGTTTGGAATCATGGTTGCTATCGCTATTTTAGCAGCAGCCTATTATCTGTGGAGAAAGAGGAATGATAAGCCAATGATACCTTTTAGAAAACCTATCGTAATCAAGCCCGCACACGAAATTGCGTTAAAAGCATTAATTAGATTAAAAAAAGAAAATCTTGTTGAAAAAGAAAATCTAAGCCCATATTTTACCGAATTATCAAAAATACTAAGAGAATATATAGAGAATAGATATTTTTTAAAAGCGCTTGAAATGACTACAACCGAAATGCTTGACGCAATTGAGAACGAACTATTATATGATACGATCGGCGACACTGTAAAATCGGTACTGACGGAAAGTGATTTGGTAAAATTCGCGCGGTTCAAGCCTGAGTTATCCGTTGGCAGGAAATTGCTGGATAACACAGTCGCTCTGGTTGAGAAAACAAAAGTAGTTCCTATTGAAAATAATTCCGGAAATGTATCAATGACAGTTCCGGTCAAGGAGGAAAAAGTTTGA
- a CDS encoding ATP-binding cassette domain-containing protein → MIDVKNLTKNYGSFQAVKDVSFFIDKGEVVGFLGPNAAGKTTTMRILTCFMSATGGTVSVAGFDVFDNAMSVKKRVGYLPEHPPLYHEMTVESYLTFVGKIKGLSGKDLKMKLEKSLERTNSLDVRKRLIANLSKGYKQRIGIAQALIHDPEVLVLDEPTVGLDPKQIIEVRNLIKELGEDHTIILSTHILPEVSATCGRVIIINKGRIVAEDTPENLTAGLEGHENIEVTIEGPSKNVASALKDLSGIKSVESSGEGKSLVYKIEIDKKTDARKSVAACIVNNGWGLLELKIVGKSLEEIFLQLTTDEGEEA, encoded by the coding sequence TTGATAGATGTAAAAAACTTAACGAAGAATTACGGAAGTTTCCAGGCGGTGAAAGATGTTTCGTTTTTCATAGATAAAGGCGAAGTGGTTGGATTTCTCGGCCCGAATGCCGCTGGAAAAACCACAACTATGCGAATACTGACATGTTTTATGTCAGCTACCGGAGGTACCGTATCTGTCGCGGGATTTGATGTGTTTGATAACGCGATGAGCGTAAAGAAGCGTGTCGGATACCTCCCGGAACATCCGCCTCTTTACCATGAAATGACGGTTGAATCATATTTGACCTTCGTCGGTAAGATAAAGGGTCTGAGTGGAAAGGACCTGAAAATGAAATTGGAAAAATCCTTAGAAAGAACCAACTCGTTAGACGTAAGAAAACGGCTTATCGCCAACCTCTCAAAAGGTTACAAGCAAAGAATCGGTATCGCGCAGGCTCTTATACATGACCCGGAAGTGCTTGTATTGGACGAGCCCACAGTCGGTTTAGACCCTAAACAGATAATTGAGGTAAGAAACCTCATAAAAGAGTTGGGAGAAGACCATACGATTATTCTTTCCACACATATACTTCCCGAGGTTAGCGCTACTTGCGGAAGAGTAATTATTATCAATAAAGGAAGGATAGTTGCCGAAGATACTCCGGAGAATCTAACAGCGGGATTGGAAGGACACGAGAATATTGAAGTTACCATTGAGGGACCTTCAAAGAATGTGGCAAGCGCACTCAAAGATCTGTCCGGAATTAAAAGTGTAGAAAGCAGCGGCGAAGGGAAGAGTTTGGTTTATAAAATAGAAATTGACAAAAAAACTGATGCGAGAAAATCAGTAGCAGCATGTATTGTTAATAACGGATGGGGACTTCTTGAATTGAAAATAGTAGGGAAAAGCCTTGAGGAAATATTCCTTCAGCTGACAACAGATGAGGGGGAAGAGGCATGA